In the Mesorhizobium sp. M1D.F.Ca.ET.043.01.1.1 genome, GCTGCAAGGCTCGTGCGCGAGACGGTCAGTCCCTGCTTTTCGAGATTTTCAGCGAATGTCGCGGCCTGGTCGTGGAAAGGCCGCGTCTCATGGGCTCCGACGGAGAGCTCAACCTCCACCGATGGATCGAAGCGATGGTCGATCGGGGAAAATTGCTCGACTTCTTCGTCGGTGATCGCGATCTCGGCGGCGAGAAACGAGTCCTGCAACGGCTTCAGATCGTAAATTCCCCCAAGCAGAAAAGTGCCTTTGATGCCCGATGGTCGGCTGCCGTCGTTGAAAAGCATCGTCGCAAGATGGGCACCGGCAGAATGGCCGCTAACGGTCAGCTGGCCGGGATCGCCGCCGTGGTTTGCGATGTGGTCATGCACCCATTGCCTGGCGCGGCGCACCTCGTCGACAATCGTAGCCAGCCTCACCGCGGGCATCAGCGCGTAGCCGACGATTATCGCGATCGCTCCTGCACTCGTGACGGTCTCGGCGATATAGGAATAATCGTTCTTCGAAAACATGCGCCAATAGCCGCCGTGAATGAACATGTGCACCGGCAGGCGGTCCCGTTTGCCTTCCGGGAAGAACAGGTCGACGGTTTCGGCGCTGTCCCGCCCATAGGCGACATCGGCGACCATCGGGACTTTTGCCTGGGTTTCCGCGCTTCTGCGGCGGATCTCGGCAACGATGTCGTCGAACTCGACGACATGATCACGGGTGCGGAACGGATCTTTCGCCATCTGTCTGCTCAGATCGTCACGGCGATGTACTTCGCCTCCATGAACTCGGCTATGCCATGTTTCTGGCCGCCTTCGCGACCCAGCCCGCTTTGCTTGACGCCGCCGAAGGGCGCCGCCGGATCCGACATCAGGCCGCGATTGAGCGCGATCATGCCGGACTCTATCTTCGACGCCACACGCATGCCCTTGGCCAGGTCGCGCGTGTAGATATAGGCGGCCAGGCCGTATTCGGTATCGTTCGCCCTTGCGATTGCTTCCGCCTCGTTTTCGAAGCGGCTGATAGGAGCCACGGGGCCGAATATCTCCTCATGCGCCATTGCCGCGTCAGCCGGCACGTCGCGAAGCACAGTCGGCGGATAGAAGTAGCCTCTGCCTTCAGAGGCAGCTCCGCCGCACAGAAGCTTCGCACCGCGGGCGACTGCGTCCTGGACGAGCCGATCGATCTTGTCGACAGCCTTCCTGGTGATCATCGGCCCGCATTCGGTTTCTGAGTCCGTGCCCGGGCCGATATTGAGCGCCGCCATGCGTTTGCGCAGTCCTTCCGCGAAAGCGTCATGGATGCCCGCCTGCACGTAGAGCCGATTGGCGGCCGTGCAGGCCTCGCCGGCATTGCGCATCTTGGCGATCATGGCGCCATCGAGGGCGGCCTCCAGATCGGCGTCGTCGAAGACGATGAACGGCGCATTGCCGCCAAGCTCCATCGAACAGGAGATGACGTGTTTTGCTGCTTCGGCAAGAAGCACCCGGCCAACGCCGGTCGAGCCGGTGAACGAAAGCTTCCGCACCCGCGCATCAGCCAGCATAGCCGCGGTCAGCGGCCCTGGTTTCGAGGTGGTGATGACGTTGACGACGCCAGGCGGCAC is a window encoding:
- a CDS encoding alpha/beta hydrolase, producing the protein MAKDPFRTRDHVVEFDDIVAEIRRRSAETQAKVPMVADVAYGRDSAETVDLFFPEGKRDRLPVHMFIHGGYWRMFSKNDYSYIAETVTSAGAIAIIVGYALMPAVRLATIVDEVRRARQWVHDHIANHGGDPGQLTVSGHSAGAHLATMLFNDGSRPSGIKGTFLLGGIYDLKPLQDSFLAAEIAITDEEVEQFSPIDHRFDPSVEVELSVGAHETRPFHDQAATFAENLEKQGLTVSRTSLAAANHMSSVRDLGLAGTQAAASLARLLAV
- a CDS encoding NAD-dependent succinate-semialdehyde dehydrogenase, which translates into the protein MSEYAAFSHGLYIGGIWRPSSDGSVIEVVDPSTEAVIAAVPDATLADAAAAVEAAAEAATSWREAAPRRRSEILRRCFELMTERAEILAALISLENGKALRDARGEVAYAAEFFRWNAEEAVRIGGEFGLAPSGANRIVVDYQPIGVCVLITPWNFPAAMATRKIAPALAAGCTVILKPASETPLTAYALAALYEEAGVPPGVVNVITTSKPGPLTAAMLADARVRKLSFTGSTGVGRVLLAEAAKHVISCSMELGGNAPFIVFDDADLEAALDGAMIAKMRNAGEACTAANRLYVQAGIHDAFAEGLRKRMAALNIGPGTDSETECGPMITRKAVDKIDRLVQDAVARGAKLLCGGAASEGRGYFYPPTVLRDVPADAAMAHEEIFGPVAPISRFENEAEAIARANDTEYGLAAYIYTRDLAKGMRVASKIESGMIALNRGLMSDPAAPFGGVKQSGLGREGGQKHGIAEFMEAKYIAVTI